In Geminocystis sp. NIES-3709, a single genomic region encodes these proteins:
- a CDS encoding IS701 family transposase: MKEITSSSMPPCFNRWCEKIDPVLKTKAQKREFRNYLGGLLGDSQRKNITQIAHNNLDITYHKLHHFLTESTWNYDEVNDKRLEIIASCRQTKISRCFSLIIDDSGHRKSGNFTDCVGRQYIGEIGKTDNGNVIVTTHIYDGVRSFPLDVELYEKAENFPEGKDAPQFQKKPDIAFNLIEKCLNRNYCPQIILMDGGYGNNTNLLGKLEKKNLKYIGIIAKNRLVKLVKQDFIESEKTIAEIAKSLPQDSFEKIRIGKNREKTLWVATINIELSALSGIKTVAIVMNADTFENSTDIDYLMTNEIGEKVCGNWIVETYTQRNWIEVFYREIKGWLGLSQYQVRNKRSLMRHFILVFCAYTFIQWHRLTGGLRRQWGNKPLNTFAEALEAFRNAVSFRFFQWLKDNVEVFSLYKASLGVIWA; encoded by the coding sequence ATGAAAGAAATTACTTCTTCATCAATGCCCCCATGTTTCAATCGCTGGTGTGAAAAAATAGACCCAGTCTTAAAAACAAAGGCACAAAAACGAGAGTTTAGAAATTATTTGGGCGGTTTATTAGGAGATTCTCAAAGAAAAAATATAACTCAAATTGCCCATAATAATCTTGATATTACTTATCATAAATTACACCATTTCTTAACAGAGTCCACTTGGAATTATGATGAGGTAAATGATAAAAGATTAGAAATTATTGCATCCTGTCGTCAAACAAAAATTAGTCGATGTTTCTCCTTAATTATAGACGATTCAGGTCATCGTAAAAGTGGAAACTTTACTGACTGTGTGGGAAGACAATATATTGGTGAAATTGGCAAAACTGATAATGGTAATGTTATAGTCACTACTCACATTTATGATGGTGTGAGAAGTTTTCCTTTAGACGTTGAATTATATGAAAAAGCCGAAAATTTCCCTGAAGGAAAAGACGCTCCACAATTTCAGAAAAAACCAGACATTGCCTTTAATTTAATTGAAAAATGTTTAAATCGAAATTATTGTCCCCAAATAATTTTAATGGATGGTGGTTATGGAAACAATACTAATTTATTAGGCAAACTAGAAAAAAAGAATTTAAAATATATAGGAATTATTGCTAAAAATAGATTAGTAAAATTGGTAAAACAAGATTTTATCGAGTCTGAAAAAACCATAGCTGAAATAGCAAAATCATTACCCCAAGATAGTTTTGAAAAAATAAGAATAGGAAAAAATCGAGAAAAAACTCTTTGGGTAGCAACGATAAATATTGAATTATCAGCTTTGTCGGGAATAAAAACTGTAGCTATCGTCATGAATGCAGATACTTTTGAAAATTCCACAGATATTGATTATTTAATGACTAATGAAATAGGAGAAAAAGTGTGTGGAAATTGGATAGTAGAAACTTATACACAAAGAAATTGGATAGAAGTATTTTACCGTGAAATCAAGGGATGGTTAGGGTTATCACAATACCAAGTGAGAAATAAAAGAAGTTTAATGAGACATTTTATCTTGGTATTTTGTGCCTACACTTTTATTCAATGGCATCGTTTGACAGGAGGTTTAAGAAGACAATGGGGGAATAAACCGTTAAATACTTTTGCTGAGGCATTGGAAGCGTTTCGTAATGCTGTGTCTTTTCGCTTTTTTCAATGGTTAAAAGACAATGTGGAAGTATTTAGTTTATATAAAGCTAGTTTAGGGGTTATTTGGGCATAA
- a CDS encoding Tex family protein, translated as MLNIPQVIAQELSLNIKNVNSALELLTEGATIPFIARYRKEKTGSLNEIELRNIHDRFIYLQELESRKQVILDGIASQNLLNDQLKAQITGCLQKNELEDLYLPFKPKRRTRATMAKEKGLTPFAEFIKNLNQPQAKPLSIEKEAEKYISEEVKSIEEALNGVSDILAEEIAEKAELRAYLREFISEDGAFISRIKDDYPEGSTKFEMYRNFQCKFTKIAPHNVLALFRGEAEKILVVDIDFDEARVMNYLESKVIKTKISAFREFYREMLKDSFQRLLKPALIRDVRSYIKAWADVESIKTFEANLRELLLSPPAGMKPTLAIDPGFRTGCKVAILSETGQFLEYQAIFPHTGHEKRGIAKDTIKKLVFKYNIELIAIGNGTASRETDEFITEVLATIDKKPIKVMVNESGASVYSASNVAIAEFPELDVTVRGAISIGRRLQDPLAELVKIDPKSIGVGQYQHDVDQKLLKKNLEETVESCVNYVGVDLNTASKELLIFVSGINNTIANNIVNYRNEKGVFKSRKELLKVKKLGEKTFELAAGFLRIRDGENPLDNTAVHPESYDIVKAISTDLKIPLSDIAQINSHLKNIDLKKYINENIGLPTLQDIVKELEKPGRDPRAKFQYATFKENIKEIKDLKEGMELEGIVTNVVNFGAFVDIGVHQDGLVHISQLADRFVSDTNEIVKVGQVVKVRVLEINEKLNRISLSMKLS; from the coding sequence ATGCTCAATATTCCTCAAGTTATCGCTCAAGAATTATCTCTGAATATTAAAAATGTAAATAGTGCTTTAGAATTATTGACTGAAGGTGCTACTATTCCTTTTATTGCTCGTTATCGTAAAGAAAAAACAGGATCTTTGAACGAAATTGAATTAAGAAACATTCACGATCGATTCATTTACCTACAGGAATTAGAGAGTCGTAAACAAGTTATTTTAGATGGTATTGCTTCCCAAAATCTACTTAATGACCAATTAAAAGCCCAAATTACGGGTTGTTTGCAAAAAAATGAGCTGGAAGATCTTTACTTACCTTTTAAGCCTAAAAGACGCACAAGAGCGACTATGGCAAAGGAAAAGGGCTTAACCCCCTTCGCCGAATTTATCAAGAATCTTAATCAACCACAAGCAAAACCTTTATCTATTGAAAAAGAAGCCGAAAAATATATCTCAGAAGAAGTAAAATCGATCGAAGAAGCGTTAAATGGTGTTAGTGATATTCTTGCGGAAGAAATAGCGGAAAAAGCAGAGTTAAGGGCATATTTACGGGAATTTATCTCAGAAGATGGTGCATTTATTTCTCGTATTAAAGACGACTATCCCGAAGGTAGCACTAAATTTGAAATGTATCGTAACTTTCAATGTAAATTCACCAAAATTGCCCCTCACAATGTCCTTGCTTTATTTCGTGGAGAAGCAGAAAAAATTCTCGTGGTAGATATTGATTTTGACGAAGCGAGGGTGATGAATTATTTAGAGTCAAAGGTGATTAAAACAAAAATTTCTGCCTTTAGGGAGTTTTATCGAGAAATGCTCAAAGATAGTTTTCAACGTTTACTTAAACCAGCTTTAATCAGAGATGTTCGATCGTACATTAAAGCATGGGCTGATGTAGAATCCATTAAAACTTTTGAAGCCAATTTGCGTGAATTATTATTATCCCCTCCTGCTGGTATGAAACCCACTTTAGCGATCGATCCTGGATTTCGGACAGGTTGCAAAGTGGCAATTCTCTCAGAAACAGGGCAGTTTTTAGAGTATCAGGCGATTTTTCCTCATACTGGCCATGAAAAGAGAGGTATTGCTAAAGATACTATTAAAAAACTCGTTTTTAAATATAACATAGAATTAATTGCCATCGGAAATGGCACCGCCTCCAGAGAAACTGATGAATTTATTACCGAAGTGTTAGCAACTATTGACAAAAAACCCATTAAAGTCATGGTAAATGAATCGGGTGCATCGGTTTATTCCGCTAGTAATGTGGCTATTGCCGAGTTTCCTGAGTTAGATGTTACTGTTAGGGGTGCAATTAGTATTGGCAGAAGGTTACAAGATCCTTTGGCAGAATTAGTTAAAATTGATCCAAAGTCCATCGGTGTGGGACAATATCAACATGATGTTGATCAAAAATTGCTCAAAAAAAACTTAGAAGAAACTGTCGAAAGTTGTGTTAATTATGTCGGAGTGGACTTGAATACTGCTTCAAAAGAATTATTAATATTTGTCTCAGGAATTAATAACACGATCGCTAATAATATTGTTAATTATCGCAATGAAAAAGGAGTATTTAAAAGTAGAAAAGAGCTATTAAAAGTAAAAAAATTAGGAGAAAAAACCTTTGAATTAGCTGCCGGTTTTTTGCGTATTCGTGACGGAGAAAATCCTTTAGATAACACAGCAGTTCATCCCGAAAGTTATGATATTGTCAAAGCAATTTCTACTGATTTAAAGATACCTTTATCAGATATTGCTCAAATAAATTCACATCTTAAAAATATTGATTTAAAAAAGTATATAAATGAAAATATTGGATTGCCGACATTGCAAGATATAGTTAAAGAATTAGAAAAACCAGGAAGAGATCCTCGTGCTAAATTTCAATATGCAACATTTAAAGAGAACATAAAAGAAATTAAGGATTTAAAAGAAGGAATGGAATTAGAAGGAATTGTGACTAATGTCGTTAATTTTGGTGCTTTTGTAGATATTGGAGTCCATCAAGATGGGTTAGTACATATATCTCAATTAGCCGATCGATTTGTAAGTGATACAAATGAAATTGTCAAGGTGGGACAGGTGGTAAAAGTTAGAGTCTTAGAGATAAATGAAAAGCTAAATAGAATTAGTTTGTCAATGAAATTATCCTAG
- the lgt gene encoding prolipoprotein diacylglyceryl transferase, producing the protein MDFFAFQFRSPGPILFDVGPISLRWYGLLIASAVLIGVIIAQKLGKYRNIDPDLIGDLVIWLVIGAIPMARIYYVLFEWQNYAQHPQDIIAIWQGGIAIHGAIIGGIIAILIFAKINRQSFWELTDIIAPSLILGQAIGRWGNFFNSEAFGIPTNLPWKLYIPPNNRPIEYINFDYFHPTFLYESLWNIGVFILLIMIFFWSIKNNNKLKNGTIFLIYLISYSLGRVWIEGFRTDSLMLGFLRIAQVVSLTSIAFGIFGLIWLYILKKSLPDIKN; encoded by the coding sequence ATGGATTTTTTTGCTTTTCAATTTCGATCGCCCGGTCCTATTTTATTCGATGTTGGGCCTATTAGTTTAAGATGGTATGGACTATTAATTGCTTCGGCGGTTTTAATAGGGGTAATCATTGCCCAAAAATTAGGTAAATATCGTAATATTGATCCTGATTTAATTGGTGATTTAGTCATCTGGTTAGTCATCGGGGCGATACCTATGGCTAGAATTTATTATGTCTTATTTGAATGGCAAAATTATGCCCAACATCCTCAAGATATAATTGCAATTTGGCAAGGGGGAATTGCTATTCATGGTGCTATTATTGGGGGGATTATTGCCATATTAATTTTTGCGAAGATTAATCGTCAATCTTTTTGGGAATTAACAGATATTATTGCACCCTCTTTAATTTTAGGACAAGCTATTGGTAGATGGGGTAATTTTTTTAATTCAGAAGCCTTTGGTATTCCTACAAATTTGCCTTGGAAATTATATATTCCTCCAAATAATCGTCCTATTGAATATATAAATTTTGATTATTTTCATCCTACTTTTCTTTATGAATCTTTGTGGAATATAGGAGTTTTTATCTTATTAATTATGATATTTTTTTGGAGTATTAAAAATAATAATAAGCTCAAAAATGGCACTATATTTTTAATTTATTTAATTAGCTATAGTCTAGGTAGAGTATGGATTGAAGGTTTTAGAACTGATAGTTTAATGTTAGGATTTTTAAGAATTGCTCAGGTTGTTAGCTTAACCTCGATCGCTTTTGGAATTTTCGGTTTAATCTGGCTATATATTCTAAAAAAATCTTTGCCAGATATAAAAAATTAA
- a CDS encoding shikimate kinase, producing MDILRGLDVYLIGMMGSGKTTIGKLLAEKLNYRFLDTDSIIETVTHKTINEIFAEEGEASFRQLESDILREISAYTRTVIATGGGIILCQDNWSHLRDGMVIWLDVPVDVLVKRLADDDTRPLLHQEDLRAKLTDLRQQREYLYQQADITFTIDDRDTPEDIVNQIFQEIPFHIKPEFNPDMN from the coding sequence ATGGATATTTTAAGAGGATTAGACGTTTACTTAATTGGTATGATGGGATCAGGTAAGACTACCATCGGTAAGTTATTAGCGGAAAAGTTAAATTATCGTTTTTTGGATACAGATTCTATTATTGAAACTGTTACTCATAAAACCATCAATGAAATCTTTGCGGAAGAAGGAGAAGCTAGTTTTCGTCAGCTAGAAAGTGATATTTTAAGAGAAATATCTGCCTATACTCGTACAGTTATTGCCACAGGAGGGGGTATTATTCTCTGTCAAGACAACTGGAGTCACTTGCGTGATGGTATGGTTATTTGGTTAGATGTGCCTGTTGATGTTTTAGTTAAAAGATTAGCTGATGATGATACTCGCCCGTTATTACATCAAGAAGATTTAAGGGCAAAATTAACAGATTTACGACAGCAAAGAGAATATTTATATCAACAAGCTGATATTACTTTTACTATAGACGATCGAGATACTCCTGAAGATATTGTTAACCAAATATTTCAGGAAATTCCTTTTCATATCAAGCCCGAATTTAATCCGGATATGAATTAA
- a CDS encoding glutamate-5-semialdehyde dehydrogenase: MKDNSTKQTVLIVHQAHQAFVQMSNIKGIERSQAVLQMAKKLEECLDDVLQANTLDLEISKEMSVPDLILEWLKLTPQRVKTSIEILKTLSKLPDPFQKVINSPYQVTYCQNYSQLMPLGVIALVYEALPELAIITAGLAIKTGNSLILRGSSEASNTNTIITQVLQVALEDANFPSGCLQFLPSEEGYSIEDLVTQDQYLNLIIPYGRPSLIQKVTQLATAPVLKSAMGNCYLYWSLSNDLDLVRNIIVDSYGTIPDRVNAIEKVLINNQHKSNSIIRLFNHLKEQKFNIMGDESLVADFPEYLTPLKENQWNQPLLNNTIAFRTVENLDSAIAWINEYSSGHANCIITDSYQEGRIFAMEIDSALVYINSSPRFYRYLPGSNSVFLGISNQKGHRRGLISLETFTTLKQIVIGDGETTNN; this comes from the coding sequence ATGAAAGATAATTCTACAAAACAAACCGTCCTCATTGTACATCAAGCTCACCAAGCATTTGTGCAAATGAGTAATATCAAAGGTATTGAAAGATCTCAAGCTGTATTACAGATGGCGAAAAAGCTAGAAGAATGCCTCGATGATGTTTTACAAGCTAATACCCTTGACTTAGAAATTAGCAAGGAAATGTCTGTACCAGATTTAATCCTTGAGTGGCTGAAGCTAACCCCCCAAAGAGTAAAAACCAGTATAGAAATACTTAAGACACTCTCTAAGTTACCAGATCCTTTTCAAAAAGTAATCAACTCTCCTTATCAAGTCACTTACTGTCAAAATTATTCCCAGTTAATGCCTTTAGGAGTTATTGCTTTAGTTTATGAAGCCTTACCCGAATTAGCCATTATCACGGCAGGTTTAGCGATTAAAACCGGTAATAGTTTAATTTTGAGAGGTAGCAGTGAAGCTAGTAATACTAATACAATTATCACTCAAGTTTTACAAGTTGCTTTAGAAGATGCTAATTTTCCCTCTGGTTGTTTACAATTTTTACCCTCAGAAGAAGGTTATTCCATAGAAGATTTAGTAACTCAAGATCAATATCTTAATTTAATTATTCCCTATGGAAGACCTAGTTTAATTCAAAAAGTGACTCAATTAGCCACTGCTCCTGTATTAAAATCCGCTATGGGTAATTGTTATTTATACTGGTCATTATCTAATGATTTAGATTTAGTTCGTAATATTATTGTAGATAGTTATGGCACTATTCCCGATCGAGTTAATGCTATTGAGAAAGTATTAATTAACAATCAACATAAATCTAATTCCATCATCAGATTATTTAATCATCTCAAAGAACAGAAATTTAATATTATGGGAGATGAATCTTTAGTTGCTGATTTTCCTGAATATCTAACTCCTCTTAAAGAAAATCAATGGAATCAACCTCTTCTTAATAATACTATAGCTTTTCGTACAGTAGAAAATCTTGATAGTGCGATCGCATGGATTAATGAGTATAGTAGTGGTCATGCTAACTGTATCATAACTGATTCTTATCAAGAAGGGAGAATTTTTGCTATGGAAATCGATAGTGCCTTAGTTTATATTAATTCTTCCCCTCGTTTTTATCGTTATTTACCTGGTAGTAACTCAGTATTTTTAGGTATATCCAATCAAAAAGGACATCGTAGGGGATTAATTAGCTTAGAAACCTTTACTACCCTTAAGCAAATTGTTATCGGTGATGGAGAAACAACGAATAATTAG
- the mreC gene encoding rod shape-determining protein MreC, which yields MKFIYRWWQKYGSQLVFGLISIFMAWLVYYTQGALISETLYRLSPNFLFYPQIDRQALYEQRTIQELSNKIVALETENQNLKKIVKYQEKSPDSLIPARVIGRSADAWWQIVVIDVGSSKGVKPNQVVMSVGGLVGKIIDVTPNTSRVLLISDYNSRVGATITRKGYQGFIKGQGTPIGLMEFYAKVADVKIGEVVTTSNISSIFPPDIPIGKVTSIDLNKSPAPEAQIEFTAPIDFLDWVVVDLTEKQPLTVNNQ from the coding sequence TTGAAATTTATTTATCGTTGGTGGCAAAAATATGGGAGTCAATTAGTTTTCGGGCTAATTAGTATTTTTATGGCTTGGTTAGTTTACTATACTCAAGGGGCGTTAATTTCTGAAACTTTATATCGCCTTTCTCCCAATTTCTTATTCTATCCTCAAATCGATCGACAAGCATTATATGAGCAACGGACTATTCAAGAATTAAGTAATAAAATAGTTGCTTTAGAAACAGAAAATCAAAACCTGAAAAAAATTGTCAAATATCAAGAAAAATCTCCTGATTCTTTGATTCCTGCAAGGGTTATAGGTAGAAGTGCCGATGCTTGGTGGCAAATTGTAGTTATTGATGTGGGTAGCAGTAAAGGAGTTAAACCTAATCAGGTGGTGATGAGTGTAGGAGGTTTAGTTGGCAAAATCATTGATGTTACTCCTAATACTAGCCGAGTTTTATTAATTAGTGATTATAATAGTCGAGTGGGTGCAACTATTACCAGAAAAGGTTATCAAGGATTTATTAAAGGACAAGGTACGCCCATTGGTTTAATGGAATTTTATGCTAAAGTCGCTGATGTAAAGATAGGAGAAGTAGTAACAACATCTAATATTAGTAGCATTTTCCCTCCGGATATTCCCATTGGTAAAGTTACTTCGATCGATCTTAACAAAAGTCCAGCACCAGAAGCACAAATTGAGTTTACTGCACCTATTGATTTTTTGGACTGGGTAGTAGTAGATTTAACGGAAAAACAACCTTTGACAGTTAATAATCAATAG